The following are encoded in a window of Etheostoma cragini isolate CJK2018 chromosome 7, CSU_Ecrag_1.0, whole genome shotgun sequence genomic DNA:
- the tpk2 gene encoding thiamin pyrophosphokinase 2: MAKSAWSEKMLQLLRRMNNFSLPGSCRPQCFRFEINDAQVGWIRPHVAPLLARHPEVFSPPHGGAVALLPGLDTHESRSAAVDAVLQSMRQEGHLTCLKGWRDEKYSVMAKFSDPPMMWMERAATSLFGVKRGGVHINGYTVSEGGEVSMWLARRSPTKQTYPGLLDNVAAGGLAAGVGVKHTLVKECQEEACIPAAIAEKALPVSTVSYTYEEEDGVFAENQFVFDLELPRDFKPRVGDGEVQDFYLLPIDEVKELLATDDFKPNCALVVLDFLIRHSFIEPDAEPCYQEFVAGLHQTLE, encoded by the exons atggctAAATCTGCCTGGTCGGAGAAAATGCTCCAACTCCTCCGCCGAATGAATAACTTTTCTCTACCAG GCTCGTGCCGCCCCCAGTGCTTCAGGTTTGAGATCAACGACGCACAGGTAGGCTGGATTCGCCCTCACGTGGCTCCGCTGCTGGCCCGGCACCCGGAGGTGTTCTCCCCGCCCCACGGGGGCGCAGTGGCGCTGCTCCCCGGCCTGGACACCCACGAGAGCAGGTCTGCGGCTGTGGACGCTGTCCTGCAGAGTATGAGACAGGAGGGCCACCTGACCTGTCTTaaaggatggagggatgag AAGTACAGCGTGATGGCGAAGTTCTCGGACCCTCCGATGATGTGGATGGAGAGAGCCGCTACGA GTCTTTTTGGGGTGAAGCGGGGTGGAGTCCACATCAATGGCTACACCGTCAGCGAGGGGGGGGAGGTCAGCATGTGGCTGGCACGCCGCTCCCCGACCAAACAGACGTACCCCGGACTACTGGACAACGTG GCGGCCGGCGGTCTGGCTGCTGGCGTTGGCGTCAAACACACTCTGGTCAAAGAATGTCAGGAGGAAGCATGTATCCCAGCAGCCATTGCTGAGAAGGCTCTTCCTGTGTCCACAGTAAG CTACACCTACGAGGAGGAAGACGGGGTGTTCGCAGAAAACCAGTTCGTCTTTGATCTGGAACTTCCTCGGGACTTCAAGCCCAGAGTAGGAGACGGAGAGGTGCAGGACTTCTACCTTCTGCCCATTGATGAG GTGAAAGAGCTGCTGGCCACCGACGACTTCAAACCCAACTGTGCCCTGGTGGTCCTGGACTTCCTCATTAGACACTCCTTCATCGAGCCAGACGCAG AGCCATGCTATCAGGAATTTGTGGCGGGACTCCATCAGACGTTGGAGTGA
- the tpx2 gene encoding targeting protein for Xklp2 — MTYDDHDVSHWLVQKEDDLSANGLFICVALGTDVSVSCQVTRFQTMEGSESGDKSHLYEFDAPSHVVDLVTLQLENAESEDSWFEQQSSGAGGHLRSPRPTQSFRRSHASNLPRAIVAPQGKTPGDSAGPGTSTSPPPNIVTSWGGGSPARTGARQKTRTAAAQLPAQPRRVSKRKEMANGPASPPPKKSKKTPPAARKSSSVLRSKRQSYARNAPKTQAVAAPTTSNSEPNSSEGQELERIRLLQSEVALHRRRNEASYKAALAGNPPPKKMLLSGTVPKEFNFNTSSRTKAPASSSDAQKEVDFILQLRKPSSHAKGLRGATVPKPFNLSTGTKREAEDPAAYVPMAQQIERYLKQTPERYHLRSRKSRDGGPSAVKGDKLKLTQPHTPQLMTRQRSRPTTVKSSAELEEEEAERLHKFKFNALELNKKILEGAECLKKPAAKAPTVPEGFELQIDKRIHERQATKKPQEGDEKPHTFKAQELPRKILEGVVGLPEKKVLNPTVPESPAFLLKKRVRLDAKVEEVKQPLPIKAPPVPHFGLPFQPQLQENHHVEVCPFSFEERERERRALKEKRLAEKRNEEVPVFKAQPLPDFDTVVLPEKKKLEPTKPEPFKLLLDERGAVKSSRWEQMVKEEQKREEGPTFKARPNTVTHKEPFQPKKEPRAPVAVEAFELSTERRARERHEFEQLANEKEALRMRMEEQQRQEEEQRQKEEIARLRQEQVHAAQPIRHYKPVAVKKSDVPLTVPQSPNFSDRFRV; from the exons ATGACGTATGACGATCACGACGTTAGCCATTGGCTGGTTCAAAAGGAAGACGATTTGAGCGCTAACGGCTTGTTCATTTGTGTTGCTCTGGGAACAGACGTTTCG GTGAGCTGTCAAGTTACACGTTTTCAGACCATGGAAGGAAGCGAGTCCGGGGACAAGTCTCATCTCTACGAGTTTGACGCCCCGTCCCACGTAGTGGACCTCGTAACGTTACAACTGGAGAATGCCGAAAGCGAAGACAGCTGGTTCG AACAACAGAGCAGTGGAGCCGGCGGCCATCTTAGAAGTCCGAGGCCTACCCAGTCCTTCAGGAGGAGCCATGCGTCCAACCTGCCTCGAGCCATAGTAGCCCCGCAAGGCAAGACACCCGGGGACTCTG CCGGTCCTGGGACGTCCACGTCTCCACCGCCAAACATAGTCACCTCCTGGGGGGGTGGGTCTCCTGCTCGGACTGGTGCACGGCAGAAGACTCGGACCGCCGCCGCGCAACTCCCTGCCCAACCACGCAG gGTTTCCAAGCGTAAAGAGATGGCCAACGGTCCAGCCTCGCCACCGCCGAAGAAATCCAAAAA AACTCCTCCTGCTGCCCGAAAATCCAGCAGTGTCCTCCGCAGCAAGAGGCAGTCATATGCCAGGAATGCCCCCAAGACCCAGGCGGTGGCAGCTCCCACTACTTCCAACTCAGA gCCAAATAGCTCTGAAGGCCAGGAGCTGGAGCGCATCCGGCTCCTCCAGAGCGAGGTAGCGCTGCATCGCAGAAGGAACGAGGCCAGCTACAAAGCTGCTCTGGCTGGCA ATCCACCACCAAAGAAGATGTTGCTGTCGGGGACTGTGCCTAAAGAATTCAACTTCAACACAAGCAGCCGCACAAAGGCGCCCGCGTCCTCCAGTGATGCCCAAAAGGAAGTGGACTTTATCCTTCAGCTCCGCAAGCCCTCCTCCCAC GCAAAGGGTTTGAGAGGCGCCACAGTGCCGAAACCCTTCAACCTGTCGACGGGTACCAAGAGGGAGGCGGAGGATCCGGCTGCCTACGTGCCCATGGCTCAGCAGATAGAGCGCTACCTGAAGCAGACCCCGGAGCGCTACCACCTGCGCAGCCGCAAGAGTCGAGATGGAG GGCCGTCGGCGGTGAAGGGTGACAAGCTGAAGCTCACGCAGCCTCACACGCCACAGCTGATGACCCGCCAGAGGAGCCGGCCCACCACCGTGAAGAGCAGCGCCGaactggaggaggaagaagcagaAAGACTTCACAA GTTTAAGTTCAACGCCCTGGAGCTGAACAAGAAGATTCTGGAGGGCGCCGAGTGCCTGAAGAAGCCGGCAGCGAAGGCGCCCACCGTACCCGAAGGCTTCGAGCTGCAGATTGATAAAAGGATCCACGAGAGACAGGCGACCAAGAAGCCTCAGGAAGGGGACGAGAAGCCGCACACCTTCAAAGCCCAGGAGCTGCCCAGAAAGATCCTGGAAGGAGTGGTG GGATTACCGGAGAAGAAGGTTCTGAACCCGACTGTGCCGGAGTCTCCGGCGTTCCTCCTGAAGAAGAGGGTTCGTCTGGACGCCAAGGTGGAGGAG GTGAAGCAGCCCTTGCCCATCAAGGCCCCCCCGGTGCCTCATTTCGGGCTCCCGTTCCAGCCCCAGCTGCAGGAGAACCACCACGTGGAGGTCTGCCCGTTCTCCTTCGaggagcgggagcgagagaggagGGCTCTGAAGGAAAAGAGGCTGGCGGAGAAGAGAAACGAAGAG GTTCCGGTCTTTAAGGCCCAGCCGCTGCCGGACTTCGACACGGTGGTCCTCCCCgagaagaagaagctggagCCCACCAAGCCGGAGCCCTTCAAACTGCTGCTGGATGAGCGCGGCGCTGTGAAGAGCAGCCGCTGGGAGCAGATG gtTAAAGAAGAGCAGAAACGGGAGGAAGGGCCGACGTTTAAAGCCAGGCCCAACACGGTCACCCATAAAGAGCCGTTCCAGCCCAAAAAGGAGCCCCGGGCCCCCGTGG CGGTGGAGGCCTTCGAGCTGTCGACGGAGCGGCGGGCGCGCGAGCGCCACGAGTTTGAGCAGCTGGCCAATGAGAAGGAGGCGCTGAGGATGCGCATGGAGGAGCAGCAGAGgcaagaggaggagcagaggcaGAAGGAGGAGATCGCCCGGCTGCGCCAAGAACAG gTTCACGCCGCTCAGCCCATCCGTCACTACAAGCCCGTCGCCGTGAAGAAGAGCGACGTTCCCCTCACGGTCCCGCAGTCGCCCAACTTCTCCGACCGCTTCCGCGTCTGA
- the rhoaa gene encoding rho-related GTP-binding protein RhoA-A yields the protein MAAIRKKLVIVGDGACGKTCLLIVFSKDQFPEVYVPTVFENYVADIEVDGKQVELALWDTAGQEDYDRLRPLSYPDTDVILMCFSVDSPDSLENIPEKWTPEVKHFCPNVPIILVGNKKDLRNDEHTRRELAKMKQEPVKLDEARDMANRISAFGYLECSAKTKDGVREVFEMATRAALQAKRRGKKGGCLLL from the exons ATGGCTGCAATCAGAAAGAAACTGGTGATAGTCGGCGATGGAGCCTGTGGCAAGACCTGTCTCCTCATAGTGTTCAGCAAAGACCAGTTCCCTGAGGTGTACGTGCCCACTGTGTTTGAGAACTATGTTGCAGATATTGAGGTGGATGGTAAACAG GTGGAGCTGGCCCTGTGGGACACCGCGGGTCAGGAGGACTACGACCGCCTGAGGCCTCTCTCCTACCCAGACACAGACGTCATCCTCATGTGTTTCTCCGTCGACAGCCCCGACAGTTTGG AGAACATTCCAGAGAAGTGGACTCCCGAGGTCAAGCACTTCTGTCCCAACGTGCCCATTATTCTCGTGGGGAACAAGAAAGACCTGAGGAACGACGAGCATACACGTCGAGAGCTGGCCAAGATGAAACAG GAGCCGGTGAAGCTGGACGAGGCGAGGGACATGGCTAACCGCATCAGCGCCTTCGGCTACCTGGAGTGCTCGGCCAAGACGAAGGACGGCGTGCGGGAGGTGTTCGAGATGGCCACCAGGGCGGCGCTGCAGGCCAAGAGGCGAGGCAAGAAGGGCGGCTGCCTCCTGCTATAG